A genomic window from Vigna radiata var. radiata cultivar VC1973A chromosome 2, Vradiata_ver6, whole genome shotgun sequence includes:
- the LOC106753716 gene encoding LOW QUALITY PROTEIN: G-type lectin S-receptor-like serine/threonine-protein kinase LECRK3 (The sequence of the model RefSeq protein was modified relative to this genomic sequence to represent the inferred CDS: deleted 2 bases in 1 codon): MASLTFPYSYVVLLIVLLFLSSLFTATSSKCGGSSVNLTSSLNSKDSTTAWNSPSGHFAFGFQSVLYDNKEFMSVLAVWFAKDPNKTMVWYAKPEKEKTHLFPLGSTVNLTNKGIVVYDPKGHDMLWQRPENNTDSLVSCAFVLDNGSFELVDEDGKKVWESFEEPTDTILPGPENNTDSLVSCAFVLDNGSFELVDEDGKKVWESFEEPTDTILPGLGRSFRARQSDTSFDDGNFELSWQGDSNLVLYHSPKSSNDDSESSQSPTHDAYWATGTVGTDSQLFFDESGHMYIKNGTGTVIRDITNGGSDEFFYMARIDPDGVFRLYRHPKDENKAVANSCSSTWWSVEQKHPDDICLSFTKQTGNVICGFNSYCVSSGDRTNCECPEHYSPFEHDNLIGCRPDFPLPSCNRDGWEQNKDLVDFNEYPNLDWPLSDYDKFETGMDKDLCRQRCLEDCFCAVAIYGDGSCWKKKYPMSNGRKHANVTRIAFVKVPKTDLNNDEKEQTTLVIVISILLGSSVFINVLLLVALFAAFFIFYHKRLLSSQNVSVGTVSHFTYKELEEATTGFKQMLGGGAFGKVYKGVLRSNASRYVAVKRLDKVVQEGEKEFKTEVSVIGQTHHRNLVRLFGYCDEGEHRLLVYEYMSNGSLAGFLFGISRPHWNQRVQIALGIARGLTYLHEECSTQIIHCDIKPQNILLDEFFTPRISDFGLAKLLLAEQTKAARTGLRGTIGYFAPEWFRKATITTKVDVYSFGVVLLEIICCKSSVAFALESEEEALIDWAYRCYSQGNVAKLVENDEEAKNDMKRLEKHVMVAIWCIQEDPSLRPSMKKVTQMLEGVTTVSVPPCPSIFISSSF, translated from the exons ATGGCTTCTCTAACTTTTCCTTATTCGTACGTTGTTCTGCTAATTgttctcctctttctctcatCTTTGTTCACTGCTACTTCTTCAAAGTGTGGTGGTTCTAGTGTGAACTTAACCTCCTCTTTAAACAGCAAAGATTCAACGACGGCATGGAATTCACCTTCTGGCCACTTTGCCTTTGGTTTCCAATCAGTTCTATACGACAATAAGGAGTTCATGTCTGTGCTTGCAGTTTGGTTTGCCAAAGACCCCAACAAAACCATGGTATGGTATGCAAagccagaaaaagaaaaaactcatcTTTTTCCGTTAGGATCAACGGTGAATCTCACAAACAAAGGAATTGTCGTGTATGATCCAAAGGGTCATGACATGTTGTGGCAACGTCCAGAAAACAATACTGATTCTTTAGTATCATGTGCTTTTGTGCTAGACAATGGAAGTTTTGAGCTTGTGGATGAGGATGGGAAGAAGGTTTGGGAGAGCTTTGAGGAGCCCACAGATACTATTTTGCCTGGTCCAGAAAACAATACTGATTCTTTAGTATCATGTGCTTTTGTGCTAGACAATGGAAGTTTTGAGCTTGTGGATGAGGATGGGAAGAAGGTTTGGGAGAGCTTTGAGGAGCCCACAGATACTATTTTGCCTGGTCTAGGC AGAAGCTTCAGAGCACGCCAATCTGATACGAGTTTTGATGATGGGAATTTTGAACTCAGTTGGCAGGGTGATAGCAATTTGGTTCTTTACCATTCTCCAAAATCAAGCAACGATGATTCTGAAAGCTCTCAGTCTCCAACACACGACGCTTACTGGGCCACTGGAACTGTCGGAACTGATTCACAGCTTTTCTTTGATGAGTCCGGACACATGTACATAAAAAATGGCACGGGCACAGTGATCAGAGATATCACAAATGGTGGATCTGATGAGTTCTTTTACATGGCTAGAATTGACCCTGATGGGGTTTTCAGACTATATCGGCACCCAAAAG ATGAGAACAAAGCTGTGGCTAATAGTTGCAGTTCAACGTGGTGGAGTGTGGAGCAAAAGCATCCAGATGATATTTGCCTTTCCTTCACGAAGCAAACTGGGAATGTTATCTGTGGTTTTAACAGCTACTGTGTTAGCAGCGGTGACAGGACTAATTGTGAGTGCCCGGAGCATTATTCTCCTTTCGAACATGACAATCTCATAGGTTGTAGACCAGATTTTCCACTGCCCAGTTGCAACAGAGACGGGTGGGAGCAGAATAAGGATCTTGTAGATTTCAACGAGTATCCCAATTTGGACTGGCCTCTCTCAGATTATGATAAGTTTGAAACTGGAATGGACAAGGATTTGTGCAGACAAAGATGCCTTGAAGATTGCTTTTGTGCTGTGGCCATATATGGTGATGGAAGCTGTTGGAAGAAGAAGTATCCAATGAGCAATGGAAGGAAGCACGCGAATGTGACTAGAATAGCTTTTGTCAAGGTCCCTAAAACAGATTTAAACAATGATGAAAAAGAACAGACTACACTTGTGATTGTCATATCAATACTCCTTGGAAGCTCAGTGTTCATCAATGTCCTTCTACTTGTTGCTTTGTTTGCtgcttttttcattttctaccaCAAGAGGCTTTTGAGCAGTCAGAACGTGTCAGTTGGTACAGTTAGTCACTTTACCTACAAGGAGCTTGAAGAAGCAACCACAGGGTTCAAACAAATGTTGGGTGGAGGTGCTTTTGGAAAAGTTTATAAAGGGGTGTTGAGATCAAACGCAAGCAGGTATGTTGCTGTGAAGAGGCTAGACAAGGTTGTGCAGGAAGGTGAGAAAGAGTTCAAAACAGAAGTGAGTGTGATTGGACAAACCCACCACAGAAACTTGGTTCGTCTGTTTGGTTATTGTGATGAAGGGGAGCATCGTCTTTTGGTGTATGAGTACATGAGCAACGGTTCATTGGCTGGTTTTCTCTTTGGGATCTCAAGGCCTCATTGGAACCAAAGAGTGCAAATTGCTTTGGGGATTGCGAGGGGGCTCACGTATTTGCATGAAGAGTGCAGCACTCAGATAATTCACTGTGACATAAAGCCTCAGAATATACTCCTGGATGAGTTTTTCACTCCAAGGATTTCTGATTTTGGCTTGGCAAAGTTGTTGCTGGCTGAGCAAACTAAAGCTGCTAGAACTGGTTTGAGAGGGACAATTGGTTACTTTGCACCAGAATGGTTTAGGAAAGCTACAATCACAACAAAAGTAGATGTTTACAGTTTTGGAGTGGTGCTGTTAGAGATCATATGTTGCAAGTCTAGTGTTGCCTTTGCATTGGAAAGTGAAGAAGAGGCACTCATAGATTGGGCTTATAGATGTTATAGCCAAGGGAATGTAGCTAAATTGGTGGAAAATGATGAGGAGGCAAAGAATGATATGAAGAGGCTGGAGAAGCATGTCATGGTTGCAATTTGGTGCATTCAAGAGGATCCTTCACTCAGACCTTCCATGAAAAAGGTCACACAGATGCTTGAGGGTGTTACAACAGTTTCTGTGCCACCTTGTCCTTCTATCTtcatttcatcttctttctaa